In Benincasa hispida cultivar B227 chromosome 8, ASM972705v1, whole genome shotgun sequence, the sequence taaactattcttcgaatagaaatcaaaatttagaactatgtaacaataatttaaaacgatgtaataatttaaattttgttctaTGTCTCCTACTATATCATTATATATCTTAATTTTCATCTAAATTCTAAAGAATTTCTCATCCaagaatattttgaaaacatttataaaaattcaaagatagtattacaacttttgaaagtaaaaaattatttataaaacatatatcagatttcaagagttttttttttttaaaaaaataacttaacctttcaaattaattcatttttaagttaaaaatacTATCTTGGTCTCCATACTTCGAAATttgttcaaatttagtttttttaacttttaattatttaattttagttctcgtacttttcaataaatcttaaatttattcttTACGATTAgtctattgttgatttttttttaatttattaaaattttttactATACATTTTAAAGACACAccattattattgttattattttaccaatttttggtaaaaattaactttgaaggactaaatttcaaattgattgaaattatgttaattaaaattgaacaaatttcaaaatatggggaaccaaaatgatatttggacttaaattttaactttggTCCTCTTTCAACGTCTTGTTAAATTTGTATCTGAAAACATATTTTAACTTCAAAAGTGTCAAATAAATTATTGatcatttaaaacattttataaGCCAATAACTTTTGGTCTTATGTCTTATAGGTCaaagatttgaaattaattttaattcatctattagatagaaaattaattttttttgtttaataggaCCCTTTAgtagattcatgattttttgaataaaaaaaatattcaatagGTTAATgacctattagatacaaaattgaaaaattcaataatttatttaaaacaaaattaaaagtttcagAATTTATTAGGCACATTTTAATCTTTATAGACCAAATAGACATACATCAACTATTAAAATTGAAGATCAAATAGGCACAAAGTTAAAACTTAAATAACTTGTAAAATGGGAAGAATTTTTTAACGTGGTCGACATAATATAACAATGTgctatttcttttcttttttctttttctttttttttttttttaattttaagttcaACAACACAAATGGAATTTTTTAACATTTGCATTCTTGTGCACCTTTTGAGTTAAAGTAGTGTAATTTGTTCTGTCCATAAATTCAAAACACTTGTCATCTCATTTGAAACTAACCATTATGAGATAGAGAATCAAATCTTTAACTTCAGAAAAAAAAGTGCATgtcaattattattaaattaaactcGCTATGACTTGAAATTTATTCCTCTACACTTTATTAGTACTAACATGAGCATAGTTCAACTGATTTATACATATGCTTTCAACTAGAAAATACGAGGTTCAAATCTCAAACATCATAtgttgagttaaaaaaaaacgaCTTTATCATAATATAGTCATCATTTGGAcgatcaagttttttttttccctcataatgaattttaacttatttttctttttcttttttagtttcaaTACCACGAAGGTGAAGAAATTTAAacactatttattttttaaagcaCACAACTAAATCAATTGAGCAGTTCAAGCTGACAAATCAATTTAGTTCTTtgttaaaaaaggaaaaatacttAAGTACATCTATGCTACACCTTTCTTTGTATATCTCACCAAAACGTTTAATTATAGTTTGTCACATGGTAAATTTTTCTTACctatctttttatatatatatatatatatatatatattacgtATAAAAGATAAATACATATTGAGATACACCTAAAAATTACTCGCAAAAAATGTGTGTTTTTTGATAATAAATATGTACAGTGTCCTCTCTCTTTCTTTGATTGGTATGTGTGGAATGTACGATTCCAACATAAAATGTTAATTAACAATAATGATAAGTGGAGAATAATTTCATCTATAACCATATATTTTTATAGAACAATTCTAAAAATGGTTAAAGCCAACTCAAACATCATGTCATACAAATCCcacttaaaaacaaaaaccaaaaactaacaTTCATTAGTGAGGTTATGAGTACGCAatcatctttatttttttattatatttaattagtaatcatcatatttatttaattaaatcttgatttttttttcaaaggtattaAATCTTGAAAAGTTTGAACACTATGCtacaattttgatatttattttataaatgtagcaccaaattatttattatattcaaaaatttcaaatatgtaTAAAAGTTTACCGATAGATATTTTATAGTCTAATTCTAATTACATTATCtcatttgaaattgttcaaGTTATTTTCTTAAAAGATTATGATAATTGACCATGccaaacattttcttttattttataataattggaAGGATGAATGATCAAacttttttatctttaaatgaaagaatatatatcaatttaaagcTCAATTTTATCACAtctatatttcttttaattattgtaggttcaaaagttcaaaagaaaatgattgTAGATTTAAATTACTATCGGTGTAACATTAACATcctatatattaaaaaaaaattgaaaaaaacacTTAAGATTCCGAAAGAAATAAGTGGCAATGGTTATGAGTCTTATGACGAGAATAAAACTTTGAATTTCAACTATCAAgctcattattattattattattattaaaaaatttcaattaatttagtgggtaaaaaaacaaacagagaTGAACCAATAATTGAAGGATGAAACTGGAAAATGGTCAATAATTCAGAGATCAGAGCCTGTCGTCTGTTCTCTTATGCATGGGTCAGTGTCAGTTTTcatgaaaaatttggaaaaaagaaacccaaaagagaaatttaaaaaaggaaaaaaaaatacactcttttttttccttaagaaaattagtttatatattacaATAATAAGCCAATTTACTGATATATAGACTAGACCctttttaggaagaataacaaAGGGAtctgaaaaggaagaaaaattagGCGTCTTATTAGACTCTAATTTATCACATTAACATAaagatcaattaattaaatcaattaatcttTAATTACTGTGTTAGAGAAGAGGCATTTCCAGTGGATGCagaattagaagaaaaagaattctTGTGATTATGCATCCAAACCTTGAAGACTTGGCGAGTGACTCCCACGCTCCGGCAGAACCTCTCGATCTCGTCGTCCAGATCTTTTCTCTGCAATTTCCAACCTAACTTCTCCGCAAATGCCAGCATCTTCTCTTTCTGATCCGCCGTGAACTTCGTACGGAACCGTTTTTTACttccgccgccgccgccgcttCTCTCGGTGTCGGCAGCGGCGTACTCAACAACGGCGTGACGGTCGTAATCCATGAGGTCGTCGTCGGTGGCGGTGGCGGCGGAGGAGCGGCCGCCGCCAGCGATGTAAGTGACTTTGCGGTGGAAGTTACGGTGGCAGCCACAGGCGGCGCAGTGGAGGAGGTTGGCCGGAGAAGAGGCGTCGTCGAGAGTGAATTCGCCGCAGCCGTCGGTGGCGTAACTGCCGAGACTGGCTGCATGGTTCCGGAGGCATTCTCTGTAGTGATAGTTTGAATTCTCtccttccatttttcttttttgctctctaattttgtttttaaaaaattgtgtgTGGGAGTTTTGATTTGTTTGATTGAGTATATAATGGGATATGGTGCTTTTTGAGGATGCCAAACATGCCCTAATGAGAGAGGTTGCTTAAGTTTGGATTAAAAGTGAATTTCACtttcatgtatgtatatatgtttaGCTCATATAACACAtagatatatatcatatatgtatGTAGGTATATATACATCCATttgtttatataataaatatggAACATGCAGATATACTTAAACTccgatcctaaagaaaataagtaCATGTCAATTACAGTAAATTATACTTGTGTTTACTATATATACATGTACTTAAACTTCTAGTACTACGGCTACTTCAATTCATTGTTTGTcacaaaaataacatttaagaATTATATAATGtccatgaaataaatgaatatttaaaaatttatttaataatatgtCAGGAAAGAAATAGGTACTgcaataatatttatatactacaactttttttaaataaaataaaagtgtaaTGGGTTCAAATTTTATCGATCTTTTTATATTCATCtatgttttaaatttgattagtaTATGTCTGATATGTGgtgtaatttatatatatataaatatatatatatatactatatattatatctttaaacaaacaatatttaatttttttatatataataaaaagtagattgaaaaataaaatatataaaaagcaTTTTAAGTGCTTTTTagactttatttaaaaaaataaatattttaagtagAACAAGTAGAgtagattaaattcatttcGAAAAACAAGCTGTCAATAAATATTTTCACTTTAGAATATTGTTTTCTTTCCTACAAAATTATGTGATACCATATAATcttattctaattaattcatttgaaaaataaaatcatatacaTCACAGGTATTTAAGATGTCATGTGTTTAAATCGCTGCATTATTATTTCTTtctatttaatattgatttccacttATTTAGCTCTTACATATTTCAAGCTCACAAGTGAGAGTGCgtgaaatattataattaaatttaccttcatctATTAGTTTAAGTTTTTAGTCGATCGgtgatttaaaatttatatataaattatatttcaaaGCTTCCTTTGaggttacattttttttaaacaatatttgaaatattaaactaaaaaagaaagtaaaagaaGCATGGGTTATTATTAGTTGAGGACATATATGTATTATATTGTTGATTATTGAATCCAAATGGAATTAATAGAGTTTGTTTGAGCCGATACCATTACTCTGCAAGAATATATATAGTTTCTTAATTATCAGCATGGGcatgaaattataaatatatttggtgTGTCCAAGTATTGCTATTATTGAAGAACAGAAGACAagcctttaaaaaaaataagaatctTGATCTTTGGGCTTGGAGATATAATACATATTTGGAATGGAACATTTTGATGTGATATAATGTCTTGGTTCATGAACACAAAAGCATTTTTCTCCTTTTAACTATGAATGTTTGGATCAATTTGCAAGTGTCTCGACTATTATTTTcacaaaacaactatttgattataCTACATTTTTATTGAACCGTattattttcaagtcttttaTTATCTTTAGAGCAATGATTAAGTATCTAATTATGCAACTCCCTTTTGTAAGTAgtgaaacaataataataatttcattttaaaaaatatttacaaattttatttttaatgtttttttatggGCCATTGTACTAAGTTAGGGTAGTCTTATAAACATAAAGGTTATGAAATTTGATACTTTTATTAACTTATAGACTTGcaatttatagagaaaaaaaaactgcCAGAGAGAATCTCTTTTATCGTAATTTTTGATAAATAATACTTTAGTACAACGACAAATTACTATACTTATCTTCTTATAGCTCCGTCTAATCACatagagttagaaaaaaaaagtttaaatcttattttggtcaATGCACTTTAAATCTTGTTCTATATTggtctttatacttttaaaaccGTCTATTCTAGTTCTTGAAGTTTAAGATGTACTTACTTTGATCCGGCTATTAAGATTTTCTATAGGagaactcaaaagtcatttttCATTCAAGATTTTGGTTGTTCAGTATTTTTGACGCATTGATTGTCGGCATTTTACTTTACCTTCATTTTGTTCAACACATGTTAGAGAAAATTTCATCAAAGAATTAACAAAATCTTAAcaatagggaccaaaataagtactttttaaaaatttagggactaaaacagttgtttttaaaagttaaagaaccaaaataaaacaagattcaaagttcaaagactaaaataaaatttaaacaaaaaatacttaaaaaaataaggtCGCGTGACAAACTATGATTTGACTATTGAGtgaactgaaaaaaaaaaaaaatgattacatCTCGAGATGCatcgaaatatatatatatcattttggcTGTCAAAGTGGATGTTGATGCCCAATAACAAGAGCTTTGGAAAGTTGTCAGCAGACCCGTGAACTATATCGGATTTTCCAGCAATAATTCACCCCCGCAAATATACCACAAGAATAATACTGATTttctacccaaaaaaaaaaaaaaaagaacaacgttgatctttttttgaaaaaaaaatcttttaccaAAATTGACTTGGAATAAggtatttattatatattaattactttttaatttaacaataaataaagagaCATACATGGTAGATCTCGAGCTATATCTCTCTTTTAGCTATTCGTTCCAACCCTACAAcataaaaattcacaaaatattcattaaaaaaaatcaaaaaagagTTTACCAACATCACAAACCGTAATTTAGATGATTAAGTAAGCTGAAAAAGATGAATGCAACTCGTATTTTTAAAAGGAGATTCTagacttcatttttttaaatgatattttaattttagaaaaaaaaaattctcttctaCAAAATTTCAATGAATGTATTATGTTTCACCATACAAGATAGTAGATTTTATATGTTACACAAAAacagagaaaataaaaatgactttctATAACTTGAGTTGGTATTATGCAAATGACAAGATTATATAAGCTTAAGTTTGAATTTCATtattatgtttatatttatggaaataattttgtaaaaataatttatgtgtGTAATGTAAAATGGAAATTCATAAATATGAGTGAATGTGGGCTGTTGGAGAAAATAAGCAAATTTGGTCATATCAAAACTAAATTTACTTTTCTGTCTCCCAAGTAACACCAACCTTGTCCATGAGTAAGAAATCAGCAAGTTAATTTGTGtttcatatttaataaataatggttTTTTCCCCCAAAAGAataatgaggaaaaaaaaattatattattagaGTAAAATGTTGGAACGATTAAATTATTCCTTCGAACAATAATGGGCTGATAAATAGTAGTTTTTTAGTGTTTGCAgaattatatataaacaaaatataggaaaattttcacacataaaaaatatgtcaaactatttatagaaatagcaaaaaaaaaaaaaaaatgatagatacgtatagacttttatcaacatctatcagtgatagacttctataattttctatcactaatagacactgataaacttttatcaatttctatcaacctctatcaacaTTTATCAAAGAAAGGAGACACAAGACAAATCTAGAAAACATTTTTTCCGCAAATCATCTTGAGGTTTTCAAATAAAGGCATCCAAGCAATTGGTATCCCATCGAAATATAGAAACCATAGATTCGCATTGCCTACTTGCTTCAAGCACAAATGGAATGACAGAtcattttgtaattttgtaaatagtttttcttattttttttatttttgaaaatctctcataaatatattgtaaaggtattgaataaaaaaacccACTCAAAAGATCccaaaatacattttaagaaaaagatCCAAGGAGAATAACCTACATGAATCTCTTCGATGGAAGCCTCAAGCCACttgaaataataaatgaatacatTAGATCAAACACACCTAACAAATTATTAGGAAGGACGTGAACAAAGAACATCATGTACCTAAAAGTTGTGTTCCTTTAGTATATGACAACGCACATCAGCCATTACCTTCCAGACATTTCACTATAGTGATGGTTGGCTTCAAAATGACAAATTTCGAAAATCCTATGAAGCATCCACTTCATTAAGAACACATCCCAAATAGCATGACAAAAATTCACatgattatttaaaaataagttgaaaaatattaaagaaaaatatattcgGAACAAGCTTTTAAGTTTCAAGGCATCATAGCATAATTGAGCCCCCGAGCAAGTGTAATAATTATGATATATGGTTTGTTTAAACCAAATTAACGacattaattaaactaattaagcAAGTTAGCTAATTTCtaatttagatatgaaaatCATGGGTTCCCACTTTCCCACTTACTCATCCGAACAGTTTAAAcaaagatataatatataattaccATAAATTAAAGATCGTAATGATGAATTAGAATAATTATCACAACTTAAACTAGGatgaataaattaaaacaaaaattaagtctctattgatgcatgcatgcaccTTTACAACTTTGGATGCATGCGAGAAGTgattaattgaataattaattgagtttataaATATGGGTCGTTTGTTGAGTTTGagcataattaataaattaacacAAGCATGTGAGGAAGTGATCTCAaactaatttatattattatttagctTTGACTTGGATTCTATGTACCTTTCGAttgctaattttatttttttgttttaattaatatataattattgacAATTCGACAACTAAGTTTGGCTCATATAATTTAAGCTTTTGGAATCTTATATATCCGGTTGATATGTaactctttcattttttttctttttatattttcaaaattagaacaaataaacacatttaatttttgtcaatccttttttttctttgttgccctcctgaataaaaatgaaatatatatatatatatatataaaagaacaAAAGgcaaaacatatatatatttgataaagAAATGATAAAATTAGTAAACGGGAAATGGAAATGTTCGTGTATGAATTAATGTATGTAactctttaaaattttatgttggGATGTTTTTGTGATTCAGTCCATTATTACTAGCTCAtgcttatttaaaaatataatttcattgtcagtgtatatatatgtgtgtatggtaatatataaaaaaagttatggtaacttttttttttttctatctgttATTGAAAAAAATGTCGGAACAACATTTAGGTGCCACCCTAAGTCTCATGCTCTCCTTCTTcgaaatatatagaaaaaaattttaatttaattttttttttttaaattagagGTAGTAGGAACTACGcctaagtcttttttttttttcccaaaatgtCATATCTCTTCTCttcaattaaagaaaaaaatattgtattaTAAGCTTCATgacaaaattaaagggaaaatCAATTCTCCCTGAACTTTggggttatatcaatttaaatcttaaacttcATAATTGTAGCAATTTAAATCCCAAACTAATAgttattaatataaatctcaaaaCTTTCATAAGTACATTCATTTAAACCTTGAAGTTTCATCAGTGTATCTATTTAAACCCatcattatgttttattttgatacactttatgaaagtttagggtttaaattaatatatttattagttTGGGTTTCAATTGATACTACTCCAAAGTTTAagatggtttaaattgatacaactattaGTTTAGAGTTGAAATTGATACAACCTTGAAAGTTCATGAATATAAATTAGTATTTGTCCAAAATTAAacggtaaagtaaataaaaaaaatgagaaaaaaaaatagttacgaCAAACAATATTCTTaatagagggaaaaaaaaaccatgctGATAGTGTAATGGGCTCAAAATAGTAATTTCATATTGTTACCACATCAAAGCAGAGCAAAAAAAGATTGTCTTCTTAATTAATGTTGAGTTATAATTAAGATGCTATTAAAAAGTTTAAGATCTTAGAGATCTTCTCTGTTGATCTAATTTGATTTCCTAAGTTCCCTAAATTGAAAAATCATAATATATACCTCTCTTCCTATAAAATTTTATGGTACAACTACTGTTGTttagtttaaaaatttatttgtaagttccaaaaatttatattttaaaagagaAACTGAAAAATATGTAAAGTTGGCAAAAAGAAGAAAGGCAAAACCAAAAggcaatattttttataaaaaaggaGAAGCTTTGGTGTCattgataataatattaattattgataaGTGCATATGGGAAGCATGTTTTTAGGTTAAATAGGTGTTTGGAGGGAAGCTAAGGATAAGCTAGGCAGTTTTGTCTGTAATTCAGTGGACAGCTTGGCTGGAAAATTCTGGTTTAGTCTTTGGATTTTTCATACACAATCAGACACTAAACTTATTCCAATCACCTTCAAATTATCTTACTTTCTTTTACACAGACTTTGTCTCCAAATTTTGaccataaaaaaacaaatttatgaaattcttaaataaaaatcccattttttttatatagatatTCATGTTTTTCATGCATATCCATCCATGTGTTCACATGCATGCATccacacatatatacatatggAGGTACGTATGTATATATTAAGTGAAAACAAAGTCTTACATTGGTTAGACAAG encodes:
- the LOC120083408 gene encoding zinc-finger homeodomain protein 9-like, encoding MEGENSNYHYRECLRNHAASLGSYATDGCGEFTLDDASSPANLLHCAACGCHRNFHRKVTYIAGGGRSSAATATDDDLMDYDRHAVVEYAAADTERSGGGGGSKKRFRTKFTADQKEKMLAFAEKLGWKLQRKDLDDEIERFCRSVGVTRQVFKVWMHNHKNSFSSNSASTGNASSLTQ